In one window of Arcobacter sp. F155 DNA:
- a CDS encoding Hsp20/alpha crystallin family protein, which translates to MLLTKFDPFKQFKDLERNFYNYPSNNESVNGFVPIVNTREGESAYHIDVDLPGVIKEDIKVDINKDVLTISGERKTKDEVKEEDYYKVETSFGKFTRSFTLPENVDIENIEARSDNGVLEVIIPKKEEQNSKKSIEIK; encoded by the coding sequence ATGCTACTTACAAAGTTTGATCCATTTAAACAATTTAAAGATTTAGAAAGAAATTTTTATAATTACCCAAGTAATAATGAGTCGGTAAATGGTTTTGTTCCTATTGTTAATACAAGAGAAGGTGAAAGTGCTTATCATATAGATGTGGATTTACCAGGGGTAATAAAAGAAGATATAAAAGTTGACATTAATAAAGATGTGTTAACTATCTCTGGGGAAAGAAAAACAAAAGATGAAGTAAAAGAAGAAGATTATTATAAAGTTGAAACATCATTTGGTAAGTTTACAAGAAGTTTCACACTTCCAGAAAATGTAGATATTGAAAATATTGAAGCAAGAAGTGATAATGGTGTTTTAGAAGTTATCATTCCTAAAAAAGAGGAACAAAATAGTAAAAAATCAATTGAAATAAAATAA
- a CDS encoding cytochrome b/b6 domain-containing protein gives MKSYIWTLPTRVFHWLFASFMLIVFLTDDDKLLKYHAAIGYAILVLLIFRLFWGYFGPKYSKFKDFSANKKSIKDFIKNIFNENQKYIGHNPLASLVMLGMFVFSLLAVFTGIIVYGAEEHKGILSFLNSSFFKSFDDIHEFFANFIIFLVVLHLIGIFIDKVLHAKHETVNSIFSGYKKFDTKEDISLSIFQKLVALLFFISLIIFTLYNLFFNSIFIN, from the coding sequence ATGAAATCATATATTTGGACACTTCCCACTAGGGTTTTTCACTGGCTATTTGCCTCTTTTATGCTAATTGTTTTTTTAACAGATGATGATAAACTTTTAAAATACCATGCAGCAATAGGTTATGCTATTTTAGTTCTTCTAATTTTTAGACTTTTTTGGGGATATTTTGGACCTAAATACTCAAAGTTTAAAGATTTTTCTGCAAACAAAAAAAGTATCAAAGATTTTATAAAAAATATATTCAATGAAAATCAAAAATACATAGGACATAACCCTTTAGCTTCACTTGTTATGCTTGGAATGTTTGTATTTTCACTATTAGCTGTATTTACAGGTATTATTGTTTATGGAGCTGAAGAGCATAAAGGTATTTTATCTTTTCTAAACAGCTCATTTTTCAAAAGCTTTGATGATATTCATGAGTTTTTCGCAAACTTTATTATCTTTTTAGTAGTACTTCATCTAATAGGCATTTTTATAGATAAAGTTTTACATGCAAAACATGAAACAGTAAACTCAATTTTTAGTGGCTACAAAAAATTTGATACAAAAGAAGATATTAGTTTAAGTATTTTCCAGAAGCTAGTAGCCTTGCTATTTTTTATAAGTTTAATTATATTTACTCTTTATAATCTCTTTTTTAATAGTATCTTCATAAATTAA
- a CDS encoding cell wall metabolism sensor histidine kinase WalK, with protein MTNLSIKRKLLIYNIFIQVLILMLFSFSIYKTLEVSSKDKLEATLKVILLDIADDIIEHKKELDTREFDEEKEYKFEPLYIRLLKEENKYKEIKNTNFPSEIKTKDNYLKTLTLNYIDFEYQEHYIISRLKIQMDENYYVLEVATNFSTINSTLENLIYILLFIVPVILVLSIIGGYFLIYKSFLPIEKLLQNLKNINASDLSKRLESKNKNDEIDLLSQEINNLLQRLEISFDKVSQFSSNASHELKTPLTIIRGEIEIALRKDRNQDEYKDTLSNCLDELITIQQTIDDLLFLAKNEHEVLEQNEEEIYLDEVSLEAYKEMQTFAKLKNIKLECQIKEPLQIKGHHKLLKIAIKNILKNAITFSHENSIVTISNYQDEDNQVICIEDKGIGISKEDQEKIFDKFYRTDKSRNKESGGTGLGMSIVEKIVKIHKGVIKLQSEENLGTKVYFIFKG; from the coding sequence ATGACTAATCTATCTATTAAAAGAAAACTTCTTATTTATAATATCTTTATTCAAGTATTAATCCTAATGCTTTTCTCTTTTTCTATTTATAAAACTTTAGAGGTTTCATCAAAGGATAAGTTAGAAGCTACTTTAAAAGTGATTTTACTTGATATTGCTGATGATATTATTGAGCATAAAAAAGAGCTTGATACAAGAGAGTTTGATGAAGAAAAAGAGTACAAGTTTGAACCTTTATATATAAGGCTTTTAAAAGAAGAGAATAAATACAAAGAGATAAAAAATACAAACTTTCCAAGTGAGATAAAAACAAAAGACAACTATCTAAAAACTCTTACTTTAAACTATATAGATTTTGAATATCAAGAGCACTATATAATTAGTAGACTAAAAATCCAAATGGATGAAAACTATTATGTATTAGAAGTTGCTACAAACTTCTCAACCATAAACTCAACTTTGGAAAACCTAATATATATTTTACTGTTTATTGTTCCAGTGATTTTGGTTTTATCTATCATTGGTGGATACTTCTTAATATATAAATCTTTTTTACCTATTGAAAAACTACTTCAAAACCTAAAGAATATAAATGCAAGTGATTTATCAAAAAGATTAGAATCAAAAAACAAAAATGATGAAATAGATTTACTTTCACAAGAGATAAACAATCTTTTACAAAGACTTGAAATCTCTTTTGATAAGGTTTCACAATTTAGTTCTAATGCTTCCCATGAACTTAAAACACCCCTTACAATTATTAGAGGTGAAATAGAAATAGCCCTTAGAAAAGATAGAAACCAAGATGAATATAAAGATACTTTATCAAACTGTTTAGATGAGCTTATTACTATACAGCAAACAATAGATGATTTACTATTTTTAGCTAAAAATGAGCATGAAGTATTAGAACAAAATGAAGAAGAGATATACTTAGATGAGGTCTCACTTGAAGCTTATAAAGAGATGCAAACCTTTGCAAAACTAAAAAATATCAAACTTGAATGTCAAATAAAAGAACCTCTACAAATCAAAGGTCACCACAAATTACTAAAAATAGCTATAAAAAATATTTTAAAAAATGCTATTACTTTTAGTCATGAAAACTCAATAGTTACTATTTCTAACTATCAAGATGAAGATAATCAAGTTATTTGTATAGAAGATAAAGGAATTGGTATTTCAAAAGAAGACCAAGAAAAAATATTCGATAAATTTTATAGAACAGATAAAAGTAGAAATAAAGAGTCTGGGGGAACTGGACTTGGAATGTCTATTGTAGAAAAGATTGTGAAAATTCACAAAGGAGTAATAAAACTTCAAAGTGAAGAGAATCTTGGAACAAAAGTCTATTTTATATTTAAAGGTTAA
- a CDS encoding multidrug resistance efflux transporter family protein produces the protein MNRFKQTVQKYEQSSFYLLLIGLLAALFFSATFVINRAISLEGGHWYWTASLRFFYTVLFLAIGFVFFKDFAYLKKILKDYLNSFWFYTISGTIGFGFFYSMICYASDFSPGWVVATTWQLTIIASLIVLFFFGKKVSNLTWVFTIIVFLGVTIVNLGHFSMDSLDLLFLGFIPVFIAAFSYPLGNQLIWEEKKRRKELSSSNTILDNAFAKVFLLTLGSFPFWIVLFFITEPTYPSSGQFMSVAIVSLLSGVIATSLFLYARSIANSSSKLVIVDASQSGEVFFALIAEMIFLSALAPSITSLFGIFLTVFGLVLLVKFGK, from the coding sequence TTGAATAGATTTAAACAAACAGTACAAAAATATGAACAAAGCTCTTTTTATCTTCTACTTATTGGTCTACTAGCAGCGCTGTTTTTTAGTGCAACTTTTGTTATCAATAGAGCAATATCTTTAGAAGGTGGTCACTGGTATTGGACTGCAAGTCTTAGATTCTTTTATACAGTTTTATTTTTAGCAATAGGCTTTGTATTTTTTAAAGATTTTGCATATTTAAAGAAGATATTAAAAGATTATCTAAATAGTTTTTGGTTTTATACTATAAGTGGAACTATAGGCTTTGGCTTTTTTTATTCAATGATTTGTTATGCTTCTGATTTCTCACCTGGTTGGGTAGTTGCCACAACTTGGCAATTGACAATTATAGCCTCACTAATAGTTCTTTTCTTCTTTGGAAAAAAAGTATCAAACCTAACTTGGGTATTTACAATAATAGTTTTTCTTGGAGTGACAATTGTAAATCTAGGACATTTTAGTATGGATAGTTTAGATTTACTTTTTTTAGGGTTTATTCCTGTTTTTATTGCAGCTTTTTCTTACCCTTTAGGAAATCAATTAATTTGGGAAGAGAAAAAAAGAAGAAAAGAGCTAAGCTCTTCAAATACTATATTAGACAATGCTTTTGCAAAGGTATTTTTATTAACTTTAGGTTCTTTTCCTTTTTGGATAGTTCTATTTTTTATAACAGAGCCTACTTATCCTTCAAGTGGTCAGTTTATGAGTGTGGCAATAGTCTCTTTATTATCAGGGGTTATTGCAACTTCTTTATTTTTATATGCAAGAAGTATTGCTAATAGTTCATCCAAACTTGTGATTGTAGATGCCTCTCAATCAGGTGAAGTATTTTTTGCATTAATTGCAGAAATGATCTTTTTATCAGCCTTAGCTCCAAGTATAACTAGTCTTTTTGGAATATTTTTGACAGTATTTGGTTTAGTTCTTTTGGTTAAATTTGGAAAATAG
- a CDS encoding YceI family protein, with product MAKLVFTLIFAALLSSANAQNLQFVDGKIKAHTEVFGDRNINPFTKDISSHLSIDNSIDSLKGTISLTTFSLHSDNEKRDLHMYESLHSKAFPQISFRLGSIEKLDNSFLIKGFLTLNGLEKKVSSFAQIEDKNNHLVLDGSFSIKLTSFNLEPPRMLFLTVRDQIDISYHLDYIKG from the coding sequence ATGGCTAAATTAGTATTTACATTAATATTTGCAGCACTATTAAGTTCTGCAAATGCCCAAAATCTACAGTTTGTAGATGGAAAGATAAAAGCGCATACAGAGGTTTTTGGGGATAGAAACATCAATCCCTTCACAAAAGATATTTCATCACATTTATCAATTGATAATAGTATTGATTCATTAAAAGGAACTATCTCTTTAACAACTTTTTCACTTCATAGCGATAATGAAAAAAGAGATTTACATATGTATGAAAGTTTACACTCAAAAGCTTTTCCTCAAATCTCTTTTAGATTAGGTTCTATAGAAAAACTTGATAATAGTTTTTTAATTAAAGGTTTTCTTACTTTAAATGGTTTAGAAAAAAAGGTTAGTTCCTTTGCACAAATAGAAGATAAAAACAATCACTTAGTTTTAGATGGAAGTTTTTCTATTAAATTAACATCATTTAATCTTGAACCCCCAAGAATGCTTTTCTTAACAGTTAGAGATCAAATAGATATCTCTTATCATTTAGATTATATAAAAGGATAG
- a CDS encoding response regulator codes for MKKIAIIDDETSILDILERFLSRKNLFEIDTFENPLTALDSIQKKNYDLILCDIMMPQMNGIELVKKIKKIRPTQKIIMITAFSTEDKMIECDGIGVDDYLTKPFISMRDVENKVLDAINL; via the coding sequence ATGAAAAAAATTGCAATTATTGATGATGAAACTTCAATTTTAGATATTTTAGAAAGATTTTTATCAAGAAAAAACCTTTTTGAGATTGATACTTTTGAAAACCCACTTACTGCACTTGATTCTATTCAAAAGAAAAATTATGATTTAATCCTTTGTGATATCATGATGCCTCAAATGAATGGAATTGAGCTTGTAAAGAAGATTAAAAAAATTAGACCAACTCAAAAAATCATTATGATTACTGCTTTCTCAACAGAAGATAAGATGATTGAGTGTGATGGAATTGGAGTAGATGATTATTTAACTAAGCCATTTATTTCAATGAGAGACGTAGAAAATAAAGTACTTGACGCAATAAACTTATAA
- a CDS encoding metallophosphoesterase, with the protein MKLPRLEIKNLKVESENLYGLQILHLSDLHINKKTKVEDINNLVSFCSKLKYDFLALTGDIIDCKVDKIIPQLKALNLLKKVFYISGNHDLFYGIKGLKELLTNFTFLDNKTTFIKYQNRDIALAGISDRFSKFFKIKREEKKVFEFLKNNKDSILLAHQPKDYSLAITSNTKLFLCGHTHGGQVFPFHYFVRLFQPFLAGIFYKKDTCIYVNRGLGTWGIDFRYKADSEITLLKLI; encoded by the coding sequence ATGAAACTACCTAGATTAGAGATAAAAAACCTTAAAGTTGAAAGTGAGAATTTGTATGGTTTGCAAATTCTTCACTTAAGTGATTTACATATAAATAAAAAAACAAAAGTAGAAGATATAAATAATCTTGTATCTTTTTGTAGTAAATTAAAATATGATTTTTTAGCTCTTACAGGAGATATTATAGATTGTAAAGTAGATAAAATAATACCTCAGCTTAAAGCTTTAAACCTTTTAAAAAAGGTATTTTATATAAGTGGTAACCATGATTTGTTTTATGGAATAAAAGGCTTAAAAGAGCTTCTGACAAATTTCACTTTTTTAGATAATAAAACCACTTTTATAAAGTACCAAAATAGAGATATTGCCCTTGCTGGGATAAGTGATAGATTCTCAAAATTTTTTAAAATAAAAAGAGAAGAAAAAAAAGTCTTTGAGTTTTTAAAAAACAATAAAGACTCAATCTTACTTGCTCACCAACCAAAAGATTACTCTTTAGCAATAACTTCAAATACAAAACTTTTTTTATGTGGACATACTCATGGAGGGCAAGTTTTCCCCTTTCACTATTTTGTAAGACTTTTTCAACCTTTTTTAGCAGGAATTTTTTATAAAAAAGATACTTGTATCTATGTAAATAGAGGCTTAGGAACTTGGGGTATTGATTTTAGATATAAAGCAGATAGTGAAATAACTCTTTTAAAACTGATATAG
- a CDS encoding glutaminase yields MKYQTILEEIKEEIRPYLNKGTVANYIPALANVQEDDFAMSIIEIDGSEHHIGSYKKPFSIQSISKVFTFTLALDIYGKDLYKRVGHEPSGNPFNSLIQLEYEKGIPRNPFINAGAIVTTDSLVSKYKENTFSTLLEFIKKVSNDENIAFNKEIFKSELESGYRNFALINMMKSFNNIENHTQEVIETYFKQCSIMMSTKQLAKSMLYLANHGVIPNTNSEIITQAQAKRINAVMLTCGHYDASGDFAFHVGLPGKSGVGGGIVAVVPQKMAICVYAPRLNKHGNSLVGTKALELFTTKTNLSIF; encoded by the coding sequence ATGAAGTATCAAACTATTCTTGAAGAGATTAAAGAAGAAATCAGACCCTATTTAAATAAAGGAACTGTTGCTAATTATATACCTGCATTAGCAAATGTTCAAGAAGATGACTTTGCAATGAGTATTATTGAAATAGATGGAAGTGAACACCATATAGGTTCATATAAAAAACCTTTTTCAATACAAAGTATCTCTAAAGTTTTCACTTTTACTTTGGCTTTAGATATTTATGGAAAGGATTTATATAAAAGAGTTGGTCATGAACCATCAGGTAATCCATTTAATTCACTGATTCAACTTGAGTATGAAAAAGGAATTCCAAGAAACCCTTTTATAAATGCAGGTGCAATTGTTACAACAGACTCTTTAGTTTCAAAATATAAAGAAAATACATTTTCAACTCTTTTAGAGTTTATTAAAAAAGTTTCAAATGATGAGAATATAGCTTTTAATAAAGAGATTTTTAAATCAGAACTTGAAAGTGGTTATAGAAACTTTGCTTTGATTAATATGATGAAAAGTTTTAATAATATTGAAAATCATACACAAGAAGTAATAGAGACTTATTTTAAACAATGCTCAATAATGATGAGTACAAAACAACTTGCAAAATCAATGTTATACCTTGCAAACCATGGAGTTATTCCAAATACAAACTCTGAAATTATCACCCAAGCACAAGCAAAAAGAATAAATGCAGTAATGCTAACTTGTGGGCATTATGATGCTTCAGGAGATTTTGCTTTTCATGTGGGACTTCCTGGGAAAAGTGGTGTTGGAGGAGGAATTGTTGCTGTGGTTCCACAAAAAATGGCTATATGTGTTTATGCCCCAAGACTAAACAAACATGGAAACTCACTAGTAGGAACAAAAGCACTAGAACTATTTACTACAAAAACAAACCTTTCTATCTTTTAA
- the typA gene encoding translational GTPase TypA — MRDIRNIAVIAHVDHGKTTLVDELLKQSGTFAAHQEVDERVMDSNDIEKERGITILSKNTAIDYEGVRINIIDTPGHADFGGEVERVLKMVDSVLLLVDAQEGVMPQTKFVVKKALQLGHRPIVVVNKIDKPAGEPDRVVDEVFDLFDQMGATEEQLEFPVIYAAARDGYAMHALEDEKKDLQPLFQTILTEVPKPKGSEEEGLQLQVFTLDYDNFIGKIGIARIFNGTISQGETVVLCKADGEKVKGRVTKLIGFKGLERIEVAKAGAGDICAVAGFETIDVGDSLCDPANPMPLDPMHIEEPTLSVTFAVNDSPLAGTEGKFVTSNKIDERLAAEMNTNIAMNYEQIGEGKFKVNGRGELQITILAENMRREGFEFSIGRPEVITREENGVTMEPFEHLVIDTPDDYSGTIIEKLGKRKANMTNMVPMGAGFTRLEFEIPARGLIGIRTEFLTDTKGEGVMNHSFLEFRPHSGTVESRKYGALVSMENGEALGYSIFNLQERGIMYIKPQDKVYNGMVIGEHAKSNDLDVNPIKGKQLTNVRSSGADDAIKLVPPRVMSLENALEWIEDDELVEVTPLSVRVRKRELDPTVRKRAAKKAKYADE, encoded by the coding sequence ATGAGAGACATTAGAAATATTGCTGTAATTGCACACGTTGACCACGGAAAAACGACGCTTGTTGATGAGTTACTAAAACAATCAGGAACTTTCGCAGCTCACCAAGAAGTTGACGAAAGAGTAATGGATAGCAATGATATTGAAAAAGAGAGAGGAATTACGATTCTTTCTAAAAATACTGCTATTGATTACGAAGGTGTAAGAATCAACATTATTGACACTCCAGGGCACGCTGACTTTGGTGGAGAAGTTGAGAGGGTTCTTAAGATGGTTGACTCAGTATTATTACTAGTTGACGCACAAGAAGGGGTTATGCCTCAAACAAAATTCGTTGTAAAAAAAGCACTTCAATTAGGTCATAGACCAATCGTTGTTGTAAACAAAATTGATAAACCAGCTGGTGAGCCAGATAGAGTTGTTGATGAAGTATTTGACCTATTTGATCAAATGGGTGCTACTGAAGAGCAACTAGAATTCCCAGTAATCTATGCAGCAGCTAGAGATGGTTATGCAATGCATGCTTTAGAAGATGAAAAGAAAGATTTACAACCATTATTTCAAACTATTCTTACAGAAGTTCCAAAGCCAAAAGGAAGTGAAGAAGAAGGTTTACAACTTCAAGTATTTACTCTTGATTATGATAACTTCATTGGAAAAATTGGTATTGCTAGAATCTTTAATGGAACTATCTCACAAGGTGAAACTGTTGTTTTATGTAAGGCAGATGGTGAAAAAGTAAAAGGTAGAGTAACTAAACTTATTGGATTTAAAGGTTTAGAGAGAATTGAAGTAGCAAAAGCTGGTGCAGGTGATATCTGTGCTGTTGCTGGATTTGAAACAATTGATGTAGGTGATTCACTTTGTGACCCAGCTAATCCAATGCCACTTGACCCAATGCACATTGAAGAGCCAACTCTTTCTGTAACTTTTGCGGTAAATGATTCTCCATTAGCAGGAACAGAAGGGAAGTTTGTAACTTCAAATAAAATTGATGAAAGACTTGCAGCTGAAATGAACACTAATATTGCTATGAACTATGAGCAAATTGGTGAAGGTAAATTTAAAGTAAACGGAAGAGGTGAGCTTCAAATTACTATTTTAGCAGAGAATATGAGAAGAGAAGGTTTTGAGTTCTCAATTGGTAGACCAGAAGTTATTACAAGAGAAGAAAATGGTGTAACTATGGAGCCATTTGAGCACCTAGTAATTGATACTCCAGATGATTACTCTGGAACAATTATTGAAAAACTTGGAAAAAGAAAAGCTAATATGACAAACATGGTACCAATGGGTGCTGGATTTACAAGATTAGAGTTTGAAATTCCTGCAAGAGGACTTATCGGTATTAGAACTGAGTTCTTAACTGATACAAAAGGTGAGGGTGTTATGAACCACTCATTCTTAGAGTTTAGACCACATTCTGGAACAGTTGAATCTAGAAAATATGGAGCACTAGTTTCTATGGAAAATGGTGAAGCATTAGGTTACTCAATCTTTAACTTACAAGAAAGAGGAATAATGTACATTAAACCTCAAGATAAAGTTTATAACGGAATGGTAATCGGTGAGCACGCAAAATCTAATGACTTAGATGTTAACCCAATTAAAGGTAAGCAATTAACAAACGTTAGATCTTCGGGTGCTGATGATGCTATCAAATTAGTTCCACCAAGAGTGATGTCATTAGAAAATGCATTAGAGTGGATTGAAGATGATGAGCTTGTTGAAGTAACTCCTTTAAGCGTTAGAGTTAGAAAAAGAGAGTTAGACCCAACAGTTAGAAAAAGAGCGGCAAAGAAAGCTAAGTACGCAGACGAATAG
- a CDS encoding ABC transporter permease produces the protein MLLAIKAIKANRLKTSLIILSLVFSITSIFLITSISNGVISMYSSMLKSDGDIIITQKNISDTFFSNVDIKLIEKIKTLDEVTKASALIVGASMVEELPIVAVYGVTENRFENYNLIQGSYPKENEVLLGKSIYENLDKKDEIKLSNKVFKVAGVFESSIGFENGGAILNINDASKIFNKSASMIMVNCKIDADIEKLALKINLFNKEIEAKSTSNFVDNYNQFKIIKTSSNVISFISFCMGLLTIASILSITINQRKSEFGIKRAIGISMKKIIFQIVNEALILGVLGFFMALILSNLALFLIKNNSFLQGYVNGEISLEITIFIFFTTLIISILGSIFPALNASKTDPIVLIQGDKI, from the coding sequence TTGTTACTTGCAATTAAAGCCATAAAAGCAAATAGGCTAAAAACATCACTTATCATATTAAGTTTGGTTTTCTCTATTACTTCAATCTTTCTAATCACTTCTATCTCAAATGGAGTGATTTCTATGTATTCTTCAATGCTAAAAAGTGATGGAGACATAATCATTACTCAAAAAAACATTTCAGATACTTTTTTCTCAAATGTAGATATCAAACTTATTGAAAAAATAAAAACTTTAGATGAAGTTACAAAAGCTTCAGCTCTTATAGTAGGAGCTTCTATGGTAGAAGAGCTTCCTATTGTTGCAGTTTATGGAGTTACAGAAAATAGATTTGAAAACTACAATTTAATTCAAGGCTCTTACCCAAAAGAAAATGAAGTTCTTCTAGGAAAATCAATATATGAAAACCTAGATAAAAAAGATGAAATAAAACTTTCAAACAAAGTTTTTAAAGTGGCAGGTGTTTTTGAAAGCTCTATTGGTTTTGAAAATGGAGGTGCTATTTTAAATATAAATGATGCTAGTAAAATCTTTAATAAAAGTGCTTCAATGATTATGGTTAACTGTAAAATAGATGCAGACATTGAAAAACTTGCACTAAAAATAAACCTTTTTAATAAAGAGATTGAAGCAAAGTCAACAAGCAATTTTGTTGATAATTACAACCAATTCAAGATAATCAAAACTTCATCAAATGTGATTTCATTTATCTCTTTTTGTATGGGGCTTTTAACTATTGCTTCAATTTTAAGTATCACTATAAATCAAAGAAAAAGCGAATTTGGGATTAAAAGAGCCATTGGAATTTCTATGAAGAAAATCATTTTTCAAATAGTTAATGAAGCTCTGATTCTAGGAGTTTTAGGTTTTTTTATGGCTTTAATACTTTCAAACCTTGCACTATTTCTTATAAAAAACAACTCATTTTTACAAGGCTATGTAAATGGTGAGATCTCACTAGAGATAACTATTTTTATCTTCTTTACAACTCTTATAATCTCTATTTTAGGTTCTATTTTTCCTGCTTTAAATGCTTCAAAAACAGACCCAATTGTTTTAATCCAAGGAGATAAAATATGA
- a CDS encoding ABC transporter ATP-binding protein, with translation MITLKNVCKKYDRDFALKNVNLNIKKGSFVAITGESGSGKTTLLSILSTLLKPNSGEIVFEDTEYKEIKNIDRFRQENIGFVFQFHYLINYLNVKENILLANEKASDKSIDKLLTTLEIQKLKNYYPNEISGGQRQRVAIARALINRPKVIFADEPTGNLDSKNSLNVFNLFKSLANNGVTIVVATHDKELAKLADITLEVKDGQL, from the coding sequence ATGATTACTCTAAAAAATGTATGTAAAAAATATGATAGAGACTTTGCTTTAAAAAATGTAAATCTAAATATCAAAAAAGGCTCTTTTGTAGCTATTACAGGGGAGAGTGGAAGTGGTAAAACCACTTTACTTTCTATTTTATCAACTCTATTAAAACCAAACTCTGGAGAGATTGTTTTTGAAGATACAGAATATAAAGAGATTAAAAATATTGATAGATTTAGACAAGAGAATATTGGGTTTGTTTTTCAGTTTCACTATTTAATAAACTATTTAAATGTAAAAGAAAATATTCTTCTTGCAAATGAAAAAGCAAGTGATAAAAGCATAGATAAACTTCTTACTACCTTAGAAATACAAAAACTAAAAAACTATTATCCAAATGAAATTTCAGGTGGACAAAGACAAAGAGTTGCTATTGCAAGAGCTTTAATAAACCGTCCAAAAGTGATTTTTGCCGATGAACCAACTGGAAACTTAGATTCAAAAAACTCTTTAAATGTTTTTAATCTTTTTAAATCACTTGCAAATAATGGAGTAACAATAGTTGTAGCAACCCACGATAAAGAGTTAGCAAAACTTGCTGATATAACATTGGAGGTAAAAGATGGGCAACTTTAA
- a CDS encoding response regulator transcription factor, translated as MKILIIEDDEKIVNFLKKGLEEESYSVDYSLNGDEGIYLASVNDYDLILLDIMLPIKDGIEVCKNLRADGINTPIIMLTAKDSIEDKIKGLDIGANDYLAKPFSFSELLARIRVQLRATNQNQTTLKLADLELDLLTKTAKRGEDIINLTAKEFALLEYLIKNQNKVLSESVISSSLSNMDDMNMSNVVNVYIYRLRNKIDKPYEKKLIKTIRGLGFKISND; from the coding sequence ATGAAAATTTTAATTATAGAAGATGATGAAAAAATCGTAAACTTTTTAAAAAAAGGTCTTGAAGAAGAGTCTTATAGTGTAGATTACTCTTTGAATGGAGATGAGGGTATTTACTTAGCTAGTGTAAATGACTATGACTTAATACTTCTTGATATCATGCTTCCTATTAAAGATGGCATTGAAGTATGTAAAAATCTTAGGGCTGATGGTATTAATACTCCTATTATAATGCTTACTGCAAAAGACTCAATAGAAGATAAAATCAAAGGCTTAGATATAGGTGCAAATGACTATTTAGCTAAACCTTTTTCATTTAGTGAGTTACTTGCTAGAATAAGAGTTCAACTAAGAGCTACTAATCAAAATCAAACAACTCTTAAACTAGCTGATTTAGAGTTAGACTTACTTACTAAAACAGCAAAAAGAGGTGAAGACATTATAAACCTTACTGCAAAAGAGTTTGCACTTTTAGAGTATTTAATAAAAAACCAAAACAAAGTTTTATCAGAGAGTGTAATTAGTTCTTCATTAAGTAATATGGATGATATGAATATGAGTAATGTGGTAAATGTATATATCTATAGACTAAGAAATAAAATTGATAAACCATATGAAAAGAAACTTATCAAAACAATTAGAGGCTTAGGGTTTAAAATAAGTAATGACTAA